From one Spiroplasma endosymbiont of Panorpa germanica genomic stretch:
- a CDS encoding ABC transporter permease yields MRKILLNYLRSFKKRYIQMIGAIFFLIILSAMAIGTMTTSLQIQYRTSQIANKTNTWDTYLNQNANSFSDDFLYHYFYQKEAIMEGEVEFLALPSDDENYDFFSPRMRTVLNNVNNNSINIKNNVNIDVASEIRKAISDFSQGSNSNSSISDDDGFLKGNEIFSLDFMKLLTGANSENIYYSRDISLWIAHQIARNSLNRDKVHLSWGHELSIAQNQDFRIGEKNIFYMRNASKREYNTLNGKQISEVVIQHGRNVDSNSTDKKEIVLTDKFARLQNLTIGSKINLLTDWSEGYPTSQEWTVVGIGIKQEDLATSGDFASSGRDHKKFGYGYVNDENIQLIEDQRWENTRIQGQRLSLKKFLNFKTNDANINEIFKIKYLDEFGIYDFDKIEFKPFSNYANQEVLTNVKVQVIMNIFLGLLVISLAFIFITFLIKKEINENRSQIGIFKAFGYSNSSFALIFSIKTFILMAIGIFFGYFLSLPLQMLGFKSFERNIMFFIDQFYTDWLFLIVIWVMVPLFFSAISFLLIWKTVNKNILSMISNGNSIEKKGIKFWKVISIIIFPIFIIQTLSLQYCRFLERRNIGFNWRLRRAFTSNSIGKFVLIMTLFTVSSIVLIMQFQVRVISNDLQPVRGNKFVKGVDHSFEFRDYQQVDFDEKSQKLTWSNPEVYEKTPLTINGYKDEAKFKKALNKNSTNSSDQIRWLLRALNKEAFKNSEFIVSDKEILDPSLNNANIISTLLLGNVEKIDIRKPIDIKEIEKVSIKDINNLRSTLFLLKSINNEGFSNNFYLEDVGITSCLLIEREILKQEANDFYSELLKNRDPEIALKETRIFLDNYIKYQNINCNNKDLWSSWILDLILKSNYSRIQGDTLLDNWENASLYSKEIMQLAMLEKNNYQTIVTSNQLMVNQNKEVLTYTFNANPYNVSQSIDMNLILTNSDRESNESYSNSINDKSLSKTDWNNLSLKSEQNHGVKAIISKLTAKSFNLKKGDSFKIVLKTKNKVIIPIEVAAINNDDIYSHDFIVDYDRFFDEFGDDSLNQSDVKLNNGLLSSKSLFQFADFEEKDFILNSKLTAKSLTLLTDEQSTIFGSIFSDFIDLDLLENNEIFNKKPYLLTDPLNLSSSGNYTNLYYAEAKMGEWFVRNLTVIMNIVSFMIITILAIVMIVLVLVIVDESTMIILTLKSIGYNIFQVNWIVLGDYFVWGFIIFWISYLISSMLSYIFSIFAWKSMGALIGYHISFIIPLATLGILAILIGCGWISSFIKIKGQSIVTITN; encoded by the coding sequence ATGAGAAAGATTCTATTAAATTACCTAAGATCATTTAAAAAAAGATATATTCAAATGATTGGAGCAATATTTTTTTTAATTATACTAAGTGCAATGGCAATTGGAACAATGACCACTTCTTTACAAATTCAATATCGAACAAGTCAGATTGCCAACAAAACTAATACATGGGATACTTATCTAAATCAAAATGCTAATTCATTTAGTGATGATTTTTTATATCACTATTTCTATCAAAAAGAAGCAATTATGGAGGGTGAAGTTGAGTTTTTAGCTCTTCCCAGTGATGATGAAAACTATGATTTCTTCAGCCCAAGAATGAGAACGGTTCTTAATAATGTTAATAATAATTCAATAAATATCAAAAATAATGTCAATATAGATGTTGCTAGTGAAATTAGAAAAGCGATATCTGATTTTTCTCAAGGATCAAATTCAAATTCTTCTATTAGTGATGACGATGGCTTCCTTAAGGGCAATGAGATTTTTAGCTTAGATTTCATGAAACTTTTAACTGGGGCCAACAGTGAAAATATTTACTATAGTCGCGACATTTCCTTGTGAATTGCTCATCAAATTGCTAGAAACAGTCTTAATAGGGACAAGGTTCATTTATCTTGAGGACATGAGTTATCAATTGCTCAAAATCAAGATTTTAGAATTGGTGAGAAAAATATCTTTTACATGAGAAACGCTTCTAAAAGGGAATATAATACTTTAAATGGAAAACAAATCTCTGAAGTGGTAATTCAACATGGTAGAAACGTGGACTCAAATAGCACTGATAAAAAAGAAATTGTTTTAACCGACAAGTTTGCCCGACTTCAAAATTTAACAATAGGATCCAAAATTAACTTGCTTACTGACTGAAGCGAAGGTTATCCAACAAGTCAGGAATGAACTGTGGTGGGTATTGGTATTAAACAAGAGGATTTGGCAACCTCTGGAGACTTTGCTAGCTCAGGTAGAGATCATAAAAAATTTGGTTATGGATATGTAAACGATGAAAATATTCAACTTATCGAAGATCAACGCTGGGAAAATACTAGAATTCAAGGTCAAAGACTTTCTTTGAAAAAATTTTTGAATTTTAAAACAAATGATGCAAATATAAATGAGATTTTCAAAATCAAATATTTAGATGAATTTGGAATTTATGATTTTGACAAAATTGAATTTAAACCCTTTTCTAATTACGCAAATCAAGAAGTTCTTACTAATGTAAAAGTTCAAGTTATTATGAATATCTTTTTAGGGTTACTAGTTATATCGCTTGCGTTTATTTTTATCACATTTTTAATCAAAAAAGAGATAAATGAAAATCGATCGCAAATTGGTATTTTCAAAGCGTTTGGTTACAGTAATTCAAGCTTTGCATTGATTTTTTCAATTAAAACATTTATTTTAATGGCAATAGGGATATTTTTTGGTTATTTCCTTTCGTTGCCTTTGCAAATGCTAGGATTTAAATCTTTTGAACGTAATATCATGTTCTTTATCGATCAGTTTTATACTGATTGGTTATTCTTAATCGTTATCTGAGTGATGGTTCCATTATTTTTTAGTGCCATTTCATTCTTATTAATTTGAAAAACTGTGAACAAAAATATCTTATCAATGATATCAAACGGCAACTCGATTGAAAAAAAAGGTATTAAATTTTGAAAAGTCATTTCAATAATTATCTTTCCAATTTTTATAATTCAAACTCTCTCACTTCAATATTGTCGATTTTTGGAGAGACGAAATATTGGATTTAATTGAAGATTGCGTCGAGCATTCACAAGTAATTCCATAGGAAAGTTCGTTTTAATTATGACTTTATTTACAGTTTCTAGCATAGTATTAATTATGCAGTTTCAGGTGCGAGTAATTTCAAATGATTTACAACCAGTTAGAGGTAACAAGTTTGTTAAGGGAGTTGATCATTCCTTTGAATTTAGAGATTATCAACAGGTTGATTTCGATGAAAAAAGCCAGAAACTTACTTGGTCCAATCCGGAAGTCTATGAAAAAACTCCTTTGACTATTAACGGATACAAAGATGAAGCCAAATTTAAAAAAGCATTGAACAAGAACAGTACTAATTCAAGTGATCAAATCAGATGACTATTAAGAGCTTTAAACAAAGAGGCTTTTAAAAATAGTGAATTTATCGTCAGTGATAAGGAAATTTTAGATCCTAGCCTGAACAACGCTAATATAATTTCAACTTTGCTTCTGGGAAATGTTGAAAAAATTGATATAAGAAAACCAATCGATATTAAGGAGATTGAAAAAGTATCGATTAAGGATATTAATAATCTTAGAAGTACCTTGTTCTTATTGAAATCAATAAATAATGAGGGATTTTCTAATAACTTTTATTTAGAAGATGTTGGAATAACTTCTTGCTTGTTAATTGAACGTGAAATTCTAAAACAAGAAGCAAATGATTTTTATTCTGAGCTTTTAAAAAATCGGGATCCAGAAATAGCCTTAAAAGAAACTCGAATCTTTCTGGATAACTACATCAAGTATCAAAATATAAATTGTAATAACAAGGATTTGTGGAGTTCATGAATTTTGGATTTAATTTTGAAAAGCAATTATTCTAGAATTCAAGGCGACACGTTACTTGATAATTGAGAGAACGCAAGTTTATATTCAAAAGAAATAATGCAACTAGCGATGCTAGAAAAAAATAATTATCAAACTATTGTTACGAGCAATCAATTAATGGTAAATCAAAATAAAGAAGTTTTGACTTATACTTTTAACGCTAATCCATACAATGTTTCTCAAAGCATCGATATGAATCTAATTTTAACAAATTCAGACAGGGAAAGTAATGAGTCTTACTCAAATTCAATTAATGATAAAAGCCTTTCAAAAACGGATTGAAATAATTTATCATTAAAATCTGAACAAAATCATGGTGTCAAAGCTATCATAAGTAAATTGACTGCTAAAAGTTTTAATTTAAAAAAGGGTGATTCCTTTAAAATTGTTTTGAAAACAAAGAATAAAGTAATTATACCAATTGAAGTTGCAGCGATTAATAATGATGATATCTATTCACATGATTTTATTGTTGATTATGACCGATTCTTTGATGAATTTGGTGATGATTCTTTAAATCAAAGCGATGTAAAATTAAATAATGGATTATTGTCTTCGAAATCACTATTTCAATTTGCTGATTTTGAAGAAAAAGATTTCATTTTAAATTCGAAACTGACGGCCAAAAGTTTAACATTATTAACTGATGAACAATCCACAATTTTTGGTTCGATATTTAGTGACTTTATTGATTTAGACTTACTTGAAAATAATGAGATTTTTAACAAAAAACCATACTTGTTAACAGATCCCTTAAATCTTAGTTCTTCTGGTAATTATACAAATTTATATTATGCAGAAGCCAAAATGGGTGAATGATTTGTTAGAAACCTGACAGTTATAATGAACATTGTTTCATTTATGATTATCACGATTTTAGCCATAGTTATGATTGTCTTGGTTCTGGTAATTGTTGATGAATCTACCATGATTATCTTGACTTTGAAGTCAATTGGTTATAATATTTTTCAAGTAAACTGAATTGTGCTTGGTGATTATTTTGTCTGAGGTTTTATTATTTTCTGAATAAGCTACTTAATTTCATCGATGCTATCTTACATCTTTAGTATATTTGCATGAAAATCAATGGGAGCTCTGATTGGTTATCACATTAGTTTTATAATTCCATTAGCAACCCTGGGAATTTTAGCTATATTAATTGGGTGTGGTTGAATTTCTAGTTTCATAAAAATTAAAGGACAAAGTATAGTAACAATAACTAATTAG
- a CDS encoding ABC transporter permease, producing the protein MNKIIKSYLKTFFKSWIESFGSIIFTVLLTIVSVGLLAPSVQVANKISNVESKSNKWDLQFDNDYNSFSSDFLFNYFYSHKNYQVNDEINLQQPNQDSGFFTPLFYRSLHHQIGEVDSDTPISMENLKSSSFTAILNNTMGILRSCRDGLKIETSIQHFQEDRNLTYGEILSADFQKQIGSESDNFASVQLFLQKQLYIRDELKDKMKISFNPSMCFEERPILNSKGRVIETRRISDKNSEQLGNVVVSSGRLPEFNVTKPEVMITDLYAKKNHISIGDQIKLPYGFKDNKMFDIDYEVVGFGSTIESLSPGENYYSNWKNSSNYFFAYLNSKDFDSIYFNFWENQSQKIHNLNNVSLIKKQDKSFSVESQYSDSNGENPIWINVNDVLIKFNDNWYVINNILSKIEAILFIIIAIVVLTLAFLFINFLINKEINDSLRQLGIFKASGYSNLQLAWVFVIKVWITLFVGILVGYLISLPVQGLVLQVFASQILFYVQPIYYSFWFLTLLFIVIPAVFSLLSYCLICNFLNRPTMELINNTARIKELKKGQKIWSYIIFPVFLTQLISSKINQILYQKGIGFNYRLRAAFTQRSRGKFLVTISLFSISSLLFLFQMGSKDLISQNYNRYTNPYNQNLDHFYQFDSQPNIIWNNQTGYQLEDEESYLKNKIEFIGYDSKNFGQVIDENSDDFQEKISLITEMTLNSILKDSHNLLSDEMIIKGLSTEPWENIGTSIEKLLKADITKLKDSDKFENIPLITNESDLEKTIMFYTNKKIDNKSSNFKLKDFKTIFMLMYYQNSTIKQANEIYQKLTNKGLSQELAIKLIRNGIDESIKNYQNIFTRDISRNAFKIQVNNEMMDIQSNNISQKSRILLAAAFSSENNSETIVTDNKIFYNQKYENLSYSMGVKPLFQKDLPLNNLELVDFENQYGDFQNSWRIRLTNSNNLNKMKNSGYDNIYETKVIISKLFAMKYNLSVGDTFLAAPRTSPGFTGIVRLKVVDINLANTYTDTMFADYDTFFEVNSQGVLNPNSENSVVIKNRLYSQKEIYKGNIDNADLSQTFLNINLTTDTIAINSKLDAPILGFWFKDIIDLDKLFGVENSIFKEPDLLTNPSLTEKILNSRMSYLRLTRDFAKTQMSQINSMMTIFMVLNSLLLVILFIVIMSIVIDSSRNIITVMKAFGYKDWEVNWIVMGNYVIYSIIAFLISYIFSLIVWKIVISISWSSSKVLMEFPWSFWAPLITFSALSLVGFFGWLTANLKVRKEPIVNVLN; encoded by the coding sequence GTGAATAAAATAATTAAAAGTTATTTAAAGACATTTTTTAAGTCATGAATTGAATCTTTTGGTAGCATAATCTTTACCGTCTTATTGACAATTGTTTCAGTAGGTCTTTTGGCGCCATCCGTTCAAGTTGCTAATAAAATATCAAATGTTGAAAGTAAGTCAAATAAATGAGATTTACAATTTGATAATGACTATAATTCTTTTTCTTCAGACTTTTTATTCAATTATTTCTATTCTCATAAAAACTATCAAGTTAATGATGAAATTAATTTGCAGCAACCAAATCAAGATTCCGGTTTTTTCACACCTTTATTTTACAGGTCCTTGCATCACCAAATCGGAGAAGTTGATAGCGATACCCCAATTAGCATGGAAAATCTAAAATCTAGTAGTTTCACAGCAATTTTGAACAACACAATGGGTATATTGAGATCCTGTAGAGATGGTCTGAAAATTGAAACATCAATTCAACATTTTCAAGAAGATAGGAATTTAACTTATGGCGAGATTCTTTCTGCTGATTTTCAAAAACAAATAGGAAGTGAAAGTGATAATTTTGCTAGCGTACAATTGTTTTTACAAAAACAATTGTATATTAGAGATGAACTAAAGGATAAAATGAAAATTTCATTTAATCCATCAATGTGTTTCGAAGAAAGACCAATACTAAATTCAAAAGGTAGAGTTATTGAAACTCGTCGAATTTCGGATAAAAATTCTGAACAATTGGGTAATGTAGTTGTGAGTTCAGGTAGACTACCTGAATTTAATGTGACAAAACCTGAAGTTATGATTACTGACTTATATGCTAAAAAAAATCACATAAGTATCGGAGATCAAATAAAATTACCTTATGGATTTAAAGATAATAAAATGTTTGATATAGATTACGAGGTAGTGGGTTTTGGATCTACAATTGAATCTTTATCGCCAGGAGAAAATTATTATTCAAATTGAAAAAATAGTAGTAACTATTTTTTTGCGTATTTAAATAGCAAAGATTTTGACAGTATCTACTTTAACTTCTGAGAAAACCAATCTCAAAAAATTCATAATTTAAATAATGTTTCATTAATCAAAAAACAGGATAAATCATTTAGTGTAGAGAGTCAGTATAGTGATTCTAATGGTGAAAACCCAATTTGAATAAACGTAAATGATGTCTTAATAAAATTTAATGATAATTGATATGTCATTAACAATATTTTAAGTAAAATTGAGGCAATATTATTTATAATCATAGCCATTGTGGTTCTGACGTTAGCATTTTTATTTATTAATTTTTTAATAAATAAGGAGATAAACGATTCCTTGCGTCAGTTGGGAATTTTTAAAGCCAGCGGCTATAGCAATCTACAATTAGCGTGAGTATTTGTAATTAAGGTTTGAATTACCTTATTTGTGGGTATTTTAGTAGGTTATTTAATTTCCTTGCCAGTGCAAGGTTTAGTATTGCAAGTTTTTGCAAGCCAGATTTTATTTTATGTCCAACCCATTTACTATAGTTTTTGATTCTTGACACTTTTATTTATTGTAATTCCAGCAGTATTTTCACTTTTAAGCTATTGCTTAATTTGTAATTTTTTAAATCGTCCAACAATGGAATTAATAAATAATACAGCTCGAATTAAAGAATTAAAAAAAGGACAAAAAATTTGAAGCTATATTATTTTCCCGGTATTTTTAACCCAACTTATTTCCTCAAAAATTAATCAGATTTTGTATCAAAAAGGAATTGGGTTTAATTATCGATTAAGAGCCGCTTTTACTCAAAGATCAAGAGGGAAATTTCTTGTTACAATATCACTTTTTTCAATCTCATCATTGCTTTTCTTATTTCAAATGGGTTCTAAGGATCTTATTAGTCAAAATTATAATCGTTATACTAATCCTTACAATCAAAACCTTGACCATTTTTATCAATTTGATTCACAGCCCAATATTATTTGAAATAACCAAACTGGTTATCAATTAGAAGATGAAGAAAGCTATTTAAAAAATAAGATAGAATTTATTGGTTATGATTCAAAAAACTTTGGTCAAGTGATTGATGAAAATAGTGATGACTTTCAAGAAAAAATTTCATTAATAACGGAGATGACTTTAAATTCCATTTTAAAAGATAGTCATAACTTGTTAAGTGATGAAATGATCATCAAAGGTCTGTCTACAGAACCGTGGGAAAATATTGGAACAAGCATTGAAAAACTCTTAAAAGCTGATATTACTAAGTTAAAAGACTCAGATAAATTCGAAAACATCCCATTAATCACAAATGAATCGGATTTAGAGAAAACAATTATGTTTTACACTAACAAAAAAATAGATAATAAATCTAGTAATTTTAAACTTAAAGATTTTAAAACAATTTTTATGCTAATGTATTATCAAAATAGTACAATAAAACAAGCTAATGAAATTTATCAAAAACTGACAAATAAGGGTTTAAGTCAAGAGCTTGCCATAAAATTGATCCGTAATGGTATTGATGAAAGTATAAAAAATTATCAAAATATTTTCACCAGAGATATTAGTCGAAATGCTTTTAAAATCCAAGTAAATAATGAAATGATGGATATTCAATCAAATAACATATCCCAAAAATCCAGAATTTTATTAGCAGCAGCATTTTCAAGTGAAAATAATTCTGAGACCATTGTGACCGATAATAAAATATTTTATAATCAAAAATATGAGAATTTATCATATAGTATGGGAGTTAAACCTTTATTCCAAAAAGATTTACCTTTAAATAACTTGGAATTAGTTGATTTTGAAAATCAATATGGAGATTTCCAAAATTCCTGAAGAATTAGGTTAACTAACTCGAATAACTTAAACAAAATGAAAAACAGTGGTTATGATAACATTTACGAGACAAAAGTAATTATTTCAAAGCTTTTTGCAATGAAGTATAATTTATCGGTTGGTGATACTTTTTTAGCAGCACCAAGAACAAGTCCTGGCTTTACGGGAATTGTTAGACTTAAAGTTGTGGACATAAACTTGGCAAATACTTATACTGATACAATGTTTGCTGACTACGATACTTTCTTTGAAGTAAATTCTCAAGGAGTTCTAAATCCAAATTCTGAAAATAGTGTGGTCATTAAAAATCGCTTGTATTCTCAAAAAGAAATTTATAAAGGTAATATCGATAATGCCGATTTATCACAAACTTTTTTAAATATTAATCTAACAACTGATACAATTGCTATTAACTCTAAATTAGATGCTCCGATTTTGGGATTTTGATTTAAAGATATCATTGATTTAGATAAACTATTTGGTGTTGAAAATTCAATATTTAAGGAACCGGATTTGTTAACAAACCCGAGTCTAACAGAGAAGATTTTGAATTCTAGAATGTCATATTTAAGATTAACCAGGGATTTTGCTAAAACTCAGATGTCTCAAATCAATTCAATGATGACGATTTTTATGGTACTAAATTCGCTGTTATTAGTAATTCTTTTCATTGTTATTATGAGCATTGTAATAGATAGTTCTAGAAATATAATTACAGTAATGAAGGCTTTTGGGTATAAAGATTGGGAAGTCAATTGAATTGTTATGGGTAACTATGTCATTTACTCAATCATAGCTTTTTTGATATCTTATATTTTCTCCCTAATTGTTTGAAAAATTGTTATCAGCATTTCGTGAAGTTCTTCTAAAGTGTTAATGGAATTTCCTTGAAGTTTTTGAGCACCATTAATTACATTTTCAGCTTTAAGTCTTGTTGGTTTTTTTGGATGATTAACAGCTAATCTTAAGGTTAGAAAAGAACCGATTGTCAACGTCTTAAATTAA
- a CDS encoding ABC transporter permease: MRKVLKSYLKSFVKAWVETFGTIIFVLTLTAVVVGMVATPLQLTSKNKQVENQTNHWENYITPKSNYLNDQFLYSFFYLGEDYKTEDSTIIANPLANGGTLFSAEVREHLKDFYNEADQKTADLGREIRALFNAYDKGGDVEVSGFNTKKIFVDEFQDILTNDYYNDINFFIVSQVIANNENKIALSYELSAFFKSSIGSTKNMEIDLRQAYSDDSQKVNGQEINQLIITKGRNVSKGTLDEIVLTEKYAKTNKIKIGDKIVIPVTGNMNNQMEVVGYGTKFDTLTPSSNYSIIRSNPNDYTYGFVSYEYLDQLRSESWANEKNWESGFNMIMRTKNLVPNVNVFNLFAINFLQSDSIYREGENFITAQYDYPTIQALSNIRIQVIIFLVLAVIVLVLAFIFINFVIKKEINNTRVQLGIFKAFGYKNSELSWIFATKMLITIAIGVIAGYIISIPLQIYVSGQFNNSVTYAFSDVYFSPWFASVIFIVIPLLFTIISYLLTLKYLSESALRLITNGAKIPTKSKFKTTMKWIFFPVGLTSLILTKISQSLSYHNRGFTWRLQQSFTARSKGKFIMVIMIFSFSALLFTLQLGAKAVMGSAISQGYEMVQDGVDHRYTWKKLPEIDFKDNSQNSDSEAGKVEVVNTNWDSMRTEYIGFKGDIKTSLKANSTNFRDNVSHVIEVLAKDAFDNKNKINPKLALGAYYNVDVTDDKIQEEDTLEGIVANFLTDKPSETIMGATFEDAEGKNNNYYLSDVAKTVCLLTSAVSGEVSDCNNLENLTMSSTQSANMNILAGLPQDVTAVIGTSLSAQFDQKAIVTPNQIYIESDKELLQYKTDVLVDDLNSQKFDLELDYFKSSLGRTQDIYRFSGVSDSQYNEIRNTNSDPTKINAIVSYRIAKLLNLSVGSEFKVRTNTTRKQPLTIKVSGINQSNAFGTLIIASYENYFKAFEADEENNQVLKDYNNGFVYGNSIWSKNRLFNGSIDIDNIGSSIANLQFAGQSIALATGKNAPIFGSLFEGILPGGTYNTKAGGENQFSVITNGSLLFQTENAANLPLDLMTATLDTVLARSTVLMTLFILLVAFLLTIILVVIMNIVVDEAANIILTMRALGYKAGEINWVVMGNYIIWTLIGFLISYVLSIIVWTAILEFVWQSFGILIPFPTDWQTPIISFSILSVIIIVGWITAMLKISNRPLTNITSYS, encoded by the coding sequence ATGAGAAAAGTACTGAAAAGTTATTTAAAATCGTTTGTAAAAGCCTGAGTTGAAACATTTGGTACAATTATCTTTGTTTTGACACTAACAGCAGTTGTTGTTGGGATGGTAGCAACACCACTACAACTTACAAGTAAAAATAAACAAGTTGAAAACCAAACTAACCACTGAGAAAATTATATTACACCAAAATCAAACTATTTGAACGATCAATTTTTATATTCGTTCTTTTATTTGGGTGAGGATTATAAAACTGAGGATTCAACCATTATTGCCAATCCTTTAGCAAATGGTGGAACGTTGTTTAGTGCTGAGGTCCGTGAACACTTAAAAGATTTTTATAACGAAGCTGATCAAAAAACTGCTGATTTAGGAAGAGAAATCCGTGCCCTTTTTAACGCCTATGATAAAGGTGGGGATGTTGAAGTTAGCGGTTTTAACACTAAAAAAATCTTTGTAGATGAATTCCAAGATATCTTAACAAATGATTACTACAACGACATTAACTTTTTTATTGTGAGTCAAGTAATCGCAAATAATGAAAATAAAATTGCTTTGAGTTATGAATTATCAGCATTCTTTAAATCATCAATTGGGTCAACCAAAAATATGGAAATTGATTTGCGTCAAGCGTACAGTGATGATAGTCAAAAAGTTAATGGCCAAGAAATCAATCAATTAATTATTACAAAAGGGAGAAATGTTTCAAAAGGGACTTTGGACGAAATTGTTCTAACTGAAAAATATGCCAAAACTAATAAAATCAAAATTGGTGATAAAATTGTAATTCCTGTTACTGGGAATATGAACAACCAAATGGAAGTTGTGGGTTATGGAACAAAATTTGACACCTTAACTCCAAGTTCAAACTATTCAATTATTAGATCAAACCCCAATGACTATACATATGGTTTTGTAAGTTATGAATACTTAGACCAACTTAGAAGTGAATCATGAGCTAATGAAAAAAACTGAGAAAGTGGCTTTAATATGATTATGCGTACTAAAAATTTAGTACCTAATGTTAATGTCTTCAATCTTTTTGCAATTAATTTCTTGCAATCAGATTCAATTTATCGTGAAGGGGAAAACTTCATCACAGCTCAGTACGATTATCCAACAATTCAAGCATTAAGTAATATTAGAATCCAGGTAATAATTTTCTTAGTTCTAGCAGTTATTGTTTTAGTTCTAGCCTTTATCTTCATAAACTTCGTTATTAAAAAAGAAATTAATAATACCAGAGTTCAATTGGGAATTTTCAAAGCATTTGGATATAAGAATTCTGAGCTTTCGTGAATTTTTGCAACAAAAATGTTAATCACAATTGCAATCGGGGTAATAGCTGGTTATATAATATCAATCCCGCTACAAATTTATGTTTCTGGACAATTTAACAACAGTGTTACTTATGCATTTAGTGATGTTTATTTCTCACCTTGATTTGCTAGTGTGATCTTTATTGTCATTCCGCTGCTATTCACAATTATTTCTTACTTATTAACTTTAAAATACTTAAGTGAATCGGCATTAAGACTAATTACCAATGGAGCTAAAATTCCAACTAAATCAAAATTTAAAACTACAATGAAATGGATTTTCTTCCCCGTGGGATTGACAAGTTTAATTCTAACAAAGATTTCTCAATCACTTAGCTATCACAACCGCGGATTTACTTGAAGGTTACAACAATCATTTACTGCTCGAAGTAAGGGTAAATTCATTATGGTTATAATGATTTTCTCATTCTCGGCTTTACTATTTACTCTTCAACTTGGTGCTAAGGCTGTAATGGGTTCAGCAATTAGCCAAGGTTATGAAATGGTTCAAGATGGGGTTGATCACCGTTATACTTGAAAAAAACTACCAGAGATTGACTTTAAAGACAATTCTCAAAACAGTGATTCAGAAGCTGGAAAAGTTGAAGTAGTTAATACTAATTGAGATTCAATGCGTACTGAATACATCGGTTTTAAAGGTGATATTAAAACTTCTCTTAAAGCCAACTCAACCAACTTTAGAGATAATGTTTCTCATGTGATTGAAGTTCTAGCCAAGGATGCTTTTGATAATAAAAATAAAATAAATCCTAAACTAGCTCTAGGAGCCTATTACAATGTGGATGTTACAGATGATAAAATTCAAGAAGAAGATACTTTAGAAGGTATTGTCGCTAATTTTCTAACAGATAAACCATCAGAAACAATAATGGGGGCCACTTTTGAGGATGCAGAAGGTAAGAACAACAACTACTACTTAAGTGATGTTGCTAAAACGGTTTGCTTGCTTACAAGTGCTGTTTCAGGTGAAGTTAGTGATTGCAATAACCTAGAAAACCTAACAATGAGCTCAACTCAATCAGCTAACATGAACATTTTAGCGGGACTTCCTCAAGATGTTACAGCAGTAATTGGAACATCGCTTTCAGCTCAGTTTGATCAAAAAGCGATTGTTACTCCAAATCAAATATATATTGAATCTGACAAGGAATTATTGCAATATAAAACCGATGTTTTAGTGGATGATTTAAATTCTCAAAAATTTGATTTAGAACTAGATTACTTTAAAAGCAGTTTAGGTAGAACCCAAGATATCTACCGTTTTAGTGGTGTTAGTGACAGTCAGTATAATGAAATTAGAAACACTAATTCAGACCCAACAAAAATTAATGCTATTGTTTCATATCGAATTGCTAAATTATTAAATCTTTCAGTTGGTAGTGAATTTAAGGTTCGTACAAACACAACTAGAAAACAACCGTTAACAATCAAGGTTTCAGGAATTAATCAATCAAATGCTTTTGGGACTTTAATCATAGCTTCATATGAAAACTATTTCAAAGCCTTTGAAGCCGATGAAGAAAATAATCAGGTCTTAAAAGATTACAATAACGGTTTTGTTTATGGTAACTCAATTTGATCTAAAAACCGTTTATTTAATGGAAGTATTGATATTGATAACATCGGATCTTCAATCGCAAATCTTCAATTTGCAGGTCAAAGCATTGCATTAGCCACGGGTAAAAATGCACCAATTTTTGGAAGTTTATTTGAAGGAATATTGCCAGGTGGAACTTATAACACAAAAGCTGGAGGAGAAAACCAGTTTAGTGTTATTACTAACGGAAGTTTGTTATTCCAAACAGAAAATGCTGCAAACTTGCCACTTGATTTAATGACAGCCACTTTGGACACTGTTCTGGCTCGTTCAACAGTTCTAATGACCTTATTTATCTTACTTGTAGCCTTCTTGCTAACCATTATTTTGGTAGTAATTATGAATATTGTTGTAGATGAAGCTGCCAATATTATCTTGACTATGAGAGCTCTTGGTTATAAAGCGGGAGAAATTAACTGAGTTGTTATGGGAAATTATATCATTTGAACTCTAATTGGTTTCTTAATATCATATGTACTTTCAATTATAGTTTGAACTGCTATTCTCGAATTTGTGTGACAGTCATTTGGAATTTTAATTCCATTCCCAACCGACTGACAAACTCCGATAATATCATTCTCAATCTTGTCTGTTATTATAATTGTAGGTTGAATTACAGCAATGCTAAAAATATCAAACCGACCATTAACAAATATAACATCGTATAGTTAA